From the Caballeronia sp. NK8 genome, one window contains:
- the nuoK gene encoding NADH-quinone oxidoreductase subunit NuoK: MLSLAHYLVLGAILFAISIVGIFLNRRNIIIILMAIELMLLAVNTNFVAFSHYLGDVHGQIFVFFVLTVAAAEAAIGLAILVTLFRSLDTINVEDLDQLKG, translated from the coding sequence ATGTTGAGTCTTGCCCATTACCTCGTGCTCGGTGCGATCCTGTTTGCGATCAGCATCGTCGGCATCTTCCTGAACCGCCGCAACATCATCATCATCCTGATGGCCATCGAATTGATGCTGCTCGCGGTGAACACCAATTTTGTCGCGTTCTCGCACTATCTGGGCGATGTGCATGGCCAGATTTTCGTGTTCTTCGTGCTGACCGTGGCCGCGGCTGAAGCCGCGATCGGTCTCGCGATTCTCGTGACCCTGTTCCGTAGCCTCGACACGATCAACGTCGAGGACCTCGATCAGCTCAAAGGTTAA